GGTACCGCGAATCACCCTCTCCTTTGCGGCGTATCCGGCTTCCACAACCACGGCGACCGGCGTGTCCGCCGGATAATGTCCCCGCAGCTCGGGCACCAGTTTTTTCAGGTCCACATGCATGGGAAAAAAGACCACGAGGGAACGACTGGCCGCCAGTTTTACAAGAGTGTCGGCGCCCTGGTATTCCGGCCGGAGACCGGCGCCGTTGGTCAGGATGGCGGAACGCGCCTCGACCCCGAAGGTCACTCCTTTCTGCAAAGCGGCATTGGCGGCATTAAAGCTGCTGCCCCCCGGAATAATAACCGGGTCCGCTCTCTTGCAACGCCTCCATTATCCAGATTTGCGGACCATAGATGGCAGGCTCCCCGGATTCCAGCAGGGAGATCGTCTGGCCTTTTTTGCCGGCGTGAGGGCAAGGATCAATTAGGACCGCCACAATATCCGACCACATCAGAAAGATAATTTCAGGGGCACGCAACGTAAGAGTCAGAGGTCATGCCAAAGTTTCTCTGCACCTTATGATCGGAATTGGGACTCTGTTTGCAACGCTCATTGTGGTTCATCTTTTTCACGGGTCCGCCATGGACAAAAGGTTAATGCAATACACGCCGGTAAAACCAATCATAAACTCCTGAAAGAGTAACAATTAACAAGGCCAGTCCGCCAAGAGGAGCGATGAGCCAGGTGTAACGGCCGAAGAGGTCTTGAAAAATCCGTCCGTTATGAAACTCAAAGAAAAAGTGCCACAGGGAGATACGACTTTTCTTGCTGATTTTTTCCGGCATCGTAAACGATGATGCAAAATCGCCGGCCTGCATCTCTGTCGCAGCTGAACTTTCTCCCGGAAAAGGTCTCATACCCCGGCGATAGTCGCACCAGAATTTAGGTGTGCCGTTATTGATTACGGCAGCCGCGACCATGGCGCCGCCTGAGTGTCGGGGCTGAGTGGTTTTGTCGGTGACAAGATTTGTGACTATGCCGGTTTCAGGATGCCATTTAGCCAGGCCGCTGAATGAGCCGATCAGGAGGCTGTCATCAGCTAAAGGTTCAAGGACAGTGGCCCCCATGCCATGGATCGACAATCGGCTCGTATCGACGGCTGCAAAGGGGCTGTCAGCGTTGGGAGAACCGGAAAACAGTCCATTTTCGGTGGCCAGATATAATTTGTTGTTTGCCTTAAGCCAGGCAGCTTGATGAATCCGACCCAGACGGTTTTCAGCGATCAGATTTGTAGATTGCAGAAGTTCAGGTGTTTGGAGCCTGGCAATCGCCATTAAAAACGGTGGTCGCAAAAATATCCCGGTCAAGGCGCAGATCGCCAATAAGAGTGAAGCGTAGATACCGAGCTTTAAATGGTAACGGTAGAGAAATTTGTAATAGCGGGGCTTACGATATTCTCGCATTCGCCGCCGCCAGGGTACGTACCAGAGATAGAAGGCTGACAGCGACAGAAAGATTAAAACCAACCCGATAATATCTGCAATCAGGCGGCCCGTCGGTCCAAACAGGGAGCCGTCATGAAGTTTTAGTAAAAAACGGAAAAAAGGGGCGCGGGGCTTGAAACCCGGAGGCGTTTTCAGGTCCCGCGCCTCAAAAACCGGTGCGCCCGGAGAGAGAGGTGCAACAAAACAGCCGGTTTCGGTAAATACGAAAATTTCCTGGTCGATTTGCAGCAGGTCAACAATTTCAGTTTGTTGGAGGTGCGGATTTAGCACTGTTTGCCAGCGAAGCTCATCGGGAGAGCAGTAATAGAGTCCATCCTTGGTGCCGGCAAAAAGCCTGGTGGGAACGTGGTTTTCAACCAGCAGCAGACAGTTTGTGTCACGTAGGTAGGCGGACTCAGGCAGGCCGGTACTTGCCGGGGTAAAACTGCGCCCCGCATTGCAACTCATCCAGACCCCCTCCTTGCCCGCGACGTAGACCTTTTCGGGTTGTTGTTCGGAAAAAACTGCGTCCCTCAAACTCCAGCGGTTCCACGCTCGATACTGGAAACTGTCAGACAACCATCCGAGCGGCAGAGAGAACTTCTGCAACAGGGCTGGATGATTGAGCAAAATGCCGCTGACACCCATTCCCAGGAAGTAGACCAGAGCTATGAGACCTAAGTATTTATGAACAAATCGCGAAACGCGAAAGATCAGTTTGAACATCGGGACAAGCCTTCCTTAGGGGTGGTTTATTTGATTTCAAAGGTCATGGTGGCGGTATAGTGCTCTTCGATGCACTTTTTGGCGTATGCACTGCTGGCCGGCTGTTTTTTGTCGACCTTGATGAGCTGGTTACCGTAACGCAAAATGCGGACTTTGGCCATGCCTTCTGCATTGGTCTTGGTGGCAAAAGCGAAATCATCAGTATTGGAAAATCCGTCGTAAGTCGCATGTACCCAGCAAAAAGGGGCGGCTTTTCCGCTGAGCAGAACTTTTATCTCCAGGATGTCACCCGGTTTGAGGTGACAGGGATTCTGTTGCGGAATAATCTCCATTTTGTCGCCCAGAACTTGTGAGAAGGCGTCACCGGCGGTCTCTCCGACGCTAATCAGAGCTTTACTGTACTGTTCGTAGTAGAGGCTTAGGAAGACGTTGTCGAGCCCGGTCATCGGTTTTAAGTGGTGGTGGGGTCGGCCATTTTCCATGTTCATAGTGTAGTAGCCGGGTTTTAAGGCGGCACTTACAATATAGGCTCCGGCCTCTTTGAACTTGATCTCAGTGGCCAGGAAGCCGCCGGGATTAGGTTTAAGATCCTTTTTATCCTCGCCTTTAACCAATTGAAACTTGGCCAGATGATCCTCTTCGAGAAAATCGGCCACGGGGTAGCGGTGCCCGTAGCCAAAAAAAGTGATTGTGGCGGCGCCGAATCTGGGCCGAAGTTCAGGGGTGAAATCGGTGGCATTAATCCACAGGGTATGGGCCGCGGCCGCGACTGGGATAATCAAGAGCAGACCAAAGATAGTCATCAGTTTACATAGTTTCTTCATTTTACTTCTCCTTATAACTTTGGTTGTTGTTAAAACACAGCCCGCAGGCTGGCGTAGATAAAGCGTCCTCGTTCTTCGTAGTTGAAGTCAGGCGATTTGTCGGCCAGGCGCTCGTCACCGATATTATCAATCCCGATCTGTAGTTTTAAATTATCGGTTATCGATTTTGTGGCCGACAGGTTCCAGAGATCGTAATGCGGCACGCAGTTATTATCCAGCAATTGGCGGCCGATATATTGATAGCGCAAACTTGCGCTTAAACCTAAGCCTTCGTGGGTGTAGGAGAGGTTCATGTTGCCCTGATGCTCCGGGCGGCCCTCCAGGTCTTTGCCGGTTCCTTTATCTTCAGTGTCGAGATAGGTGTAGTTGGCGCTTACGGCAAAACCATAGGGCAGGGACGCGGAAACGTTGGTCTCAATACCCTGGATCTCGGCTTCAGCCACATTATCCCAGGTAAACTTTCGACCGTAGCGGGCTCCGCAGTTATTGATACATCTTGTATCGATCAGATCTTCAATGTCGTTGTAGAAGTAGAAGAGCCCGGCCTGCAGGATTTTGCCGCTGTATTCGAGACCGATCTCGAAGTTGTCGGCGGTTTCGGCGTCGAGGTTTGGATTGCCGTAAAAGGTATGGGCTCGAATTGCAACGTAGTCTTTTGACATATTCTTGATGGTCGGGGCGTTAAAGGCGTGTCCGTAACCAGCTTTCAGGCGCAGCTCATCCCAGAGGCTGTAGACCAGATAGATACGGGGGCTGAATTCTGAGCCGAAAACTTCGTGATCATCGAGGCGGCCGCCGATGGTCAGGCTTAAGCGTGCAAAGAGTCTGATTTCATCTTGAAAAAAGAGGGCTAAGTGGCGGACATCTTCACCGCTTCTAAGAATATCATTTTCAAAATCTTCAAGCCGGGCTTCGCCGCCTAAGGTAAAAATATGGTTTTTAAGACCCGTATAAGTGATCTGGGCATCCAGAATATCATCAGTGATGGTATTCTTGCTCTGCATGGACGGGATATCATAATCGGAGTCAAGTGAGGTACGGTAGGCCTTGACCGCCGTTTTGAAAGCCCCGAAAGTGCCATTCCAGGTCAGGGCGACATGGTATTTTTCGAGATCATATTCAGCAGCTTCGTAGGACGAACCTTGGCGGCTTACTGAATCTCTCCAGCGATTTTCCTGGATACCGCTGAGTAAAAAGGCAAAGGTCTGGTTGTCGACCGGCCGCCAGGTGAGTTTTACCTTCCCTGAAATGGTCTCTTTACCCTCAAGTTCCGAGTAGCGAGAGTCGTCCTGATCGGATACGTCATCTTCTTTCAGATAACCAGCGGCTAAAGAGATACCGAATTTTTTATTGGGAAAAGGTCCGGCCGCGGCGAAACTGAAACTCTGCTGGTCGCCGCCGCTCTCGCCGTTTGCCAACAGTCCGCCGCCCATATCAAACCCAACCCGCCAATGGTCGGCGATCGGTTTACTGATAATATTGATCACCCCGCCTAAGGCTTCGGAACCATAAAGGGCCGAAAGCGGGCCCCGGACGATTTCAACCTGTTCCACATCTTCCATGGAAAACCAGTCGTTCTGGAAGTTGGAGTGGCCGATATTCGCATCGGATGTGGCAATCCGCATGCCGTCAACCAGGATCAGGGTGTGACGGCTTTCGGTGCCGCGGATACTGATCTTTTTGCGGCCGCCAAGACCGGTGCCTAAAAGCGAAATACCGGGGGTGTCGCGAACAATATCAAGAAGATCATTGGCACCCTTCACTTTGATCTCTTCGGCTCCAACCAGCGTGATGGCCCCCGGGGCATCGGCCAGATCGATCTCGGAGCGGGTCGCGGTAACCACCACCTTTTCACTATCAACCGGAGCTGGCTCAATTTGCTCCCGGGCTCCGGCCGAAGAGAGAAATCCCGAGGTCATAAATGCCAGAAGCACCAGACCGGCAACCAAGATTTTCATGTTTTTTCTCCTTTTCCAATTAGTGCCTTACAGGTTATTTTCTTGTTTTTTCCCAACAATTTTTTCCACCAAAAACAAAAATCGTTCTAATAAGATCAATTGTTTACGGGCCGTAAGAGCCCTTTGGATTACATAGCCCTCTCCCGCATCAGTACGATGGCTTTTGTACCATAAAGACAAAATGCGGGGATAATCGCTCACCGAGCCGTCGATATAGTCCGGTAGAGAGACGATCCGTTAATCAGGCCGCGAACCCGGACTGACTGAAAAATCGGGCCGGCAGCGACGCGAGCAGGGTTTCCAGGCCGCGATCGGCGTTTTTTCTGACCGCGGCTTCGGCCGCCGAACCATCACCTTGCTCCAGAGCCCTGATAATTTCTTCATGATCCCTGCGAATGTCGTCGATCTCGATGAACGCGGTGGTCATGAAACGGAAACGCAGGCAGCGGGTTCCCAGATCGGCATACATTTCATGCATTTTTTCATTACTTCCGAGCCTGACGATATATTCATGAAAGTTATTATGGGCCTTGACAATTCCCAGACCCGAGGCGCGACCGGAAGCCAGCAGACGCAGTAATCTCCGATTGTAGCTTTTGAGGCGCTTAAGCTGTTCAAAGGAAGCCGAGCGCGCCGCTTCCCGGGCGGCAAAGCCCTCCATGATCTTGCGGATTTCATAGTAGTTACGAATATCCGAAACCCGCAGATCCGCAGCAACCCGGACCCCCTTGCGGGGCTCAATCGCCAGAAAACCTTCGGCCTCCAACTGATAAAAGGCCTCCCGAATCGGCGTACGACTGATTTTCAGCTTGCGACTCAGACCATGTTCGGTCAACTTTTCACCGGGCTGCAGGCGCTGGTGAATAATTTCTCCGCGCAAAAAAGCCACCACCTTCTCCCGCAGGGTCAGTTTTTCAACCGGAATCGACAACATATTTTCCATGACAACCTCTTGTAATAAAAATTAAATTGCTCTTTTCCCGCCAAACCTCGGTTATTCGGCCAGCAGCTCCAGGCGTTCGATCAGACGGCTGCGGCCCAGACGTTCCACGATGGTCTCGAAGGGGTGTTGAAAAAAAGCCAGCATGGCATAGCGGCGCAGGCGCCGATAAAGATTGGCCAGCACCAGAGAGGGATGGCGCCGGCCATAAATCTGCCAGCCCGCAGTCAGTAGGTGTTGTTGCTTGTCGCCTGCGATATACCCCTTGACATCCTTCAAGGGGATACCCATAAAGAGCCCCAACTCAACCGGCAGCGACCTTTTTTGCCGGTACTCTTTGATGCATAAATCTATAAACAGGTGGGGCTGACGGATAGTTTCCCAACCATATCCCCATCCCTGAGCTTCAAGAAAGTTTCTGATTTCCGACATGCCCAGAAGCCTGTGACAGGCCTCGCGGTGGTAAAACAACAGGGTTTCTCCCCGAGCATTACACTCCAGGACACGCAGGCCAAGGGTCTGGCGGCCCTGAAACAGTGTTTTCAGCTCCTGCCATTGAGCGGCGCAGCTCGCGCACTTTTTTAACGCCAGCGGCGGATGTTTGAAACGCATGATCGTAAGCGGTTTAATCCCGACCATGGTTGCCGCCAGATGATAGATGAGCTTAAATTTAAAAATCTCATCGTGAGTCATCTGTTTGCGGGCCAGAATCTTTTCATCCCGGTCAAAATGGAGACACTCCCGGTCCCGGGTAATCATCAGATAGTCATTGCCAAGCTTATGAAAATCGGTAGCCTGATACTCTTTTAAACAGTGCATGATCGATACGCTCCATACCTAATAAGTTGTTAATGCTGCCTAACTTTGCCGGCAAAAAAAAATTCTGCCGGCAGCTGCGGTCGGTCCGCTCCCGCGAAAAAAATCCGGCCTGTTCTCCGCGGAGGAGAAAAAGACTGCCGCGAAATCGATTCCCGCAACCCCAGGAGACAGCCTTGCGACGCACACCCGAAGAAACTCCCGATGGTTGCGGACAAGAACTCTCCGCCAGATCCTTCTCAGTTTTTTTCAAACCGGACCTGATCAGTGAAATACTAATCACAGTCAACCTTTCTGCTCCCTGCCCCGGATTTCGCGATCCTGGCTTGTGTTTCCCCCGGCGCAATCGCCGGAGCAGCCGGCGCAACCGACGCAAGCCCCGCCGCCGCGTTCGGCCCGACGAAAAGCCTTATAGAACATTCGACCGAGAACCAGCAAAGCCAGGCCGACAACGATCAAGACGATAATAGTTTCCATAAATTCTCCTGTTTTCTACTGCGGAAGCAAGCCCCGCAAGCCCAACGCGGCCTTTTTCGACTCGTACCAAACGGCACTTCCGATGGTCGCACCTGACGGCACTTCCGATGGTCGCGAATAAATACTTTCGTGAGGTTATCTCCTGATTAAAAAAACAAAGACATAACCTGTGAGGAGTTTAAGGTTAAACCCAAGCTATCTACCCATCAGGGATGTCAACACCAGTCCCCCTTGATAAACGCCGCAACTAATCAACCAGGCCAGCGCGGTCAGACCGAAAAACTGCAGCAGGGGCCAGCGCCACGAACCGGTCTCCTGATAGGTCGCCGCCAGGGTGGCGAAACACGGCAGACCGATTAAGCTGAAAATGATCATTGAAAGACCGCTTCGGGGGCTGTAACGAGCGCGCAAAACGGTTCTCAGCCCGGCCTGCTTTTCGGCGGCACCCGTTACCTCCGTTTCCGTCAGGATAATTCCTATCTGGGCGATCAACATCTCTTTGGCGACTCCGGCCCCGAGCAAGGCGGTCGTGAGACGCCAGTCAAAACCCAGAGGTCGACCGAGGGGCTCCAGAAAATGTCCCAGGCGTCCGGCCCAGGTCCAGGAGACCGCCGCCTCCCGGCGCGCCTCGGCGGAGAAACGCTCCAGAAAATTCCGCGGCGCCCGGGGATAAGAGATCAGAGCCCAGAAAACAATCGAGAGAAAAAAAATCAACAGACCGGCCCTTTTC
This Pseudomonadota bacterium DNA region includes the following protein-coding sequences:
- a CDS encoding FeoB-associated Cys-rich membrane protein, translated to METIIVLIVVGLALLVLGRMFYKAFRRAERGGGACVGCAGCSGDCAGGNTSQDREIRGREQKG
- a CDS encoding GntR family transcriptional regulator; the encoded protein is MENMLSIPVEKLTLREKVVAFLRGEIIHQRLQPGEKLTEHGLSRKLKISRTPIREAFYQLEAEGFLAIEPRKGVRVAADLRVSDIRNYYEIRKIMEGFAAREAARSASFEQLKRLKSYNRRLLRLLASGRASGLGIVKAHNNFHEYIVRLGSNEKMHEMYADLGTRCLRFRFMTTAFIEIDDIRRDHEEIIRALEQGDGSAAEAAVRKNADRGLETLLASLPARFFSQSGFAA
- a CDS encoding PepSY domain-containing protein, which gives rise to MFKLIFRVSRFVHKYLGLIALVYFLGMGVSGILLNHPALLQKFSLPLGWLSDSFQYRAWNRWSLRDAVFSEQQPEKVYVAGKEGVWMSCNAGRSFTPASTGLPESAYLRDTNCLLLVENHVPTRLFAGTKDGLYYCSPDELRWQTVLNPHLQQTEIVDLLQIDQEIFVFTETGCFVAPLSPGAPVFEARDLKTPPGFKPRAPFFRFLLKLHDGSLFGPTGRLIADIIGLVLIFLSLSAFYLWYVPWRRRMREYRKPRYYKFLYRYHLKLGIYASLLLAICALTGIFLRPPFLMAIARLQTPELLQSTNLIAENRLGRIHQAAWLKANNKLYLATENGLFSGSPNADSPFAAVDTSRLSIHGMGATVLEPLADDSLLIGSFSGLAKWHPETGIVTNLVTDKTTQPRHSGGAMVAAAVINNGTPKFWCDYRRGMRPFPGESSAATEMQAGDFASSFTMPEKISKKSRISLWHFFFEFHNGRIFQDLFGRYTWLIAPLGGLALLIVTLSGVYDWFYRRVLH
- a CDS encoding DUF3793 family protein, with protein sequence MHCLKEYQATDFHKLGNDYLMITRDRECLHFDRDEKILARKQMTHDEIFKFKLIYHLAATMVGIKPLTIMRFKHPPLALKKCASCAAQWQELKTLFQGRQTLGLRVLECNARGETLLFYHREACHRLLGMSEIRNFLEAQGWGYGWETIRQPHLFIDLCIKEYRQKRSLPVELGLFMGIPLKDVKGYIAGDKQQHLLTAGWQIYGRRHPSLVLANLYRRLRRYAMLAFFQHPFETIVERLGRSRLIERLELLAE
- a CDS encoding tetrapyrrole methylase, giving the protein MQKGVTFGVEARSAILTNGAGLRPEYQGADTLVKLAASRSLVVFFPMHVDLKKLVPELRGHYPADTPVAVVVEAGYAAKERVIRGT
- a CDS encoding TonB-dependent receptor, with product MKILVAGLVLLAFMTSGFLSSAGAREQIEPAPVDSEKVVVTATRSEIDLADAPGAITLVGAEEIKVKGANDLLDIVRDTPGISLLGTGLGGRKKISIRGTESRHTLILVDGMRIATSDANIGHSNFQNDWFSMEDVEQVEIVRGPLSALYGSEALGGVINIISKPIADHWRVGFDMGGGLLANGESGGDQQSFSFAAAGPFPNKKFGISLAAGYLKEDDVSDQDDSRYSELEGKETISGKVKLTWRPVDNQTFAFLLSGIQENRWRDSVSRQGSSYEAAEYDLEKYHVALTWNGTFGAFKTAVKAYRTSLDSDYDIPSMQSKNTITDDILDAQITYTGLKNHIFTLGGEARLEDFENDILRSGEDVRHLALFFQDEIRLFARLSLTIGGRLDDHEVFGSEFSPRIYLVYSLWDELRLKAGYGHAFNAPTIKNMSKDYVAIRAHTFYGNPNLDAETADNFEIGLEYSGKILQAGLFYFYNDIEDLIDTRCINNCGARYGRKFTWDNVAEAEIQGIETNVSASLPYGFAVSANYTYLDTEDKGTGKDLEGRPEHQGNMNLSYTHEGLGLSASLRYQYIGRQLLDNNCVPHYDLWNLSATKSITDNLKLQIGIDNIGDERLADKSPDFNYEERGRFIYASLRAVF
- a CDS encoding DUF4198 domain-containing protein, with amino-acid sequence MKKLCKLMTIFGLLLIIPVAAAAHTLWINATDFTPELRPRFGAATITFFGYGHRYPVADFLEEDHLAKFQLVKGEDKKDLKPNPGGFLATEIKFKEAGAYIVSAALKPGYYTMNMENGRPHHHLKPMTGLDNVFLSLYYEQYSKALISVGETAGDAFSQVLGDKMEIIPQQNPCHLKPGDILEIKVLLSGKAAPFCWVHATYDGFSNTDDFAFATKTNAEGMAKVRILRYGNQLIKVDKKQPASSAYAKKCIEEHYTATMTFEIK